In the Shewanella sp. OMA3-2 genome, one interval contains:
- a CDS encoding DUF4862 family protein — MEYMIGAYATAPSTQLWDQELETNYYQELKSLSNIVGLEHPFVGRLHPYDDEWFLQNIDNRWQFIFTSIPGVMGQLAHNPHFGIASTNEAGRQAALAFYQQAQQAILKLNNHLKREAVSYLKIHTAPKITEHTQSSIQALKTSLETMQSWNWYGAKLIIEHCDAYIVGQEAEKGFMRLEDEITAVKQVNSKLNSDIGISINWGRSAIETRDTNGPIQHIKQAYLNGLLKGIIFSGTSDIDGPYGQWKDTHMPPAQALFLPCYAENSLLTMEQMKKSIQQCNYQQLDFIGAKISLSPNKASVAQRIGYIKSITALLDHVLEVQ; from the coding sequence ATGGAATATATGATTGGTGCTTATGCTACAGCACCTTCTACCCAACTATGGGATCAAGAATTAGAGACTAACTACTACCAAGAGCTCAAATCACTGAGCAATATCGTTGGCTTAGAGCATCCTTTTGTGGGACGGCTACATCCTTATGATGATGAGTGGTTTCTTCAGAATATTGATAACAGGTGGCAATTTATTTTCACGTCAATTCCTGGTGTAATGGGACAACTTGCGCACAATCCGCACTTTGGTATAGCCTCCACCAATGAAGCAGGCAGACAAGCCGCCCTGGCCTTTTATCAACAAGCTCAGCAAGCCATATTAAAATTAAATAATCACTTAAAAAGAGAAGCTGTTAGCTATTTAAAAATACATACGGCGCCAAAGATAACTGAACACACCCAATCATCAATTCAAGCTTTAAAAACATCGCTTGAAACTATGCAATCTTGGAATTGGTATGGTGCAAAACTCATCATCGAACATTGCGATGCTTATATTGTAGGACAAGAAGCTGAAAAAGGTTTCATGCGCTTAGAAGATGAAATAACGGCGGTTAAACAGGTTAACAGTAAACTGAATAGTGACATAGGGATCAGTATAAATTGGGGGCGTTCAGCTATTGAAACTCGTGACACTAATGGCCCCATACAACATATTAAGCAAGCCTATCTAAATGGCTTGTTAAAAGGCATTATTTTTTCCGGCACCTCAGATATAGACGGCCCCTACGGGCAATGGAAAGATACCCACATGCCACCAGCGCAAGCCTTGTTTCTTCCTTGCTATGCGGAAAATTCGTTGTTAACAATGGAGCAAATGAAAAAATCCATACAACAATGTAATTATCAACAACTAGACTTTATTGGCGCAAAAATCTCATTAAGCCCAAATAAGGCAAGTGTTGCTCAACGGATTGGATATATTAAAAGCATAACAGCATTGCTCGATCATGTACTTGAAGTTCAATAA